Proteins encoded in a region of the Phaenicophaeus curvirostris isolate KB17595 chromosome 1, BPBGC_Pcur_1.0, whole genome shotgun sequence genome:
- the LOC138716849 gene encoding thyroid hormone-inducible hepatic protein-like, whose translation MEQYLSATQKMEQEVMFPSLLRGVFPQQEGAAGGHTDLYERYQLLKAIKPMVEKGLASVTDQSPTSANTDTDTSSDDDDTMDAQLEERLSHHLAGLQQVLTHLTRDTNALTRRYSQILEQISPSEGQPSW comes from the coding sequence ATGGAGCAGTACCTCTCGGCCACCCAGAAGATGGAGCAGGAGGTGATGTTCCCCAGCCTGCTGCGAGGGGTCTTCCCGCAGCAGGAGGGGGCTGCCGGTGGCCACACGGACCTCTACGAGCGCTACCAGCTCCTCAAGGCCATCAAGCCCATGGTAGAGAAAGGCCTGGCCTCTGTCACTGACCAGAGCCCGACCAGTGCCAACACTGACACTGATACCTCCTCGGATGACGATGACACCATGGACGCCCAGCTGGAGGAGCGCCTGTCCCACCACCTGGCTGGCTTGCAGCAGGTCCTCACCCACCTCACCAGGGACACCAACGCCCTCACCCGGAGGTACAGCCAGATCCTGGAGCAGATCAGCCCCAGCGAGGGACAGCCTAGCTGGTGA
- the KCTD14 gene encoding BTB/POZ domain-containing protein KCTD14 yields MAGPEHRAAGFPILLSRHLPGKMSISPEHKPLGKQVTGSLHTLSPIVELNVGGEMYTTTLSTLKKHPGSKLAEMFTGQPKLRTDSEGRFFIDRPGTYFKYILEYLRSNQVPTQCIQDVYKEALFYNIEPLIKQLEDSPQIFGEVVARKQFLAHVPSYSENIELMIRIARAEAVASRRSSVIVCVVRTEEDAAKCQDALNSLDMDKKSVVKFGPWKAAPSIFDLLDCIQMDVEAKGYKISFQPHAAEKGFRFKSQDYFYKFLFTWW; encoded by the exons ATGGCAGGACctgagcacagagcagcaggttTTCCCATACTGCTGAGCCGTCACCTCCCAGGGAAGATGAGCATTTCGCCGGAGCACAAGCCCCTTGGGAAGCAGGTCACCGGCAGCCTGCATACA TTGTCACCAATCGTGGAGTTAAATGTTGGCGGGGAGATGTACACGACAACACTGAGCACCTTAAAGAAACACCCTGGCTCCAAGCTGGCCGAGATGTTCACTGGACAGCCCAAACTCAGGACTGACTCTGAAGGGAGGTTCTTCATTGACAGGCCAGGCACCTATTTCAAATACATCCTGGAGTACCTGCGCAGTAACCAAGTGCCCACCCAGTGCATCCAAGATGTCTACAAGGAGGCATTGTTCTACAACATTGAGCCTCTAATCAAGCAGCTAGAGGACTCCCCACAGATCTTTGGGGAGGTTGTGGCAAGGAAGCAATTTCTGGCCCACGTGCCCAGCTACAGTGAGAACATTGAACTGATGATCCGCATCGCAAGGGCAGAAGCAGTTGCATCCCGCCGGTCCAGTGTCATTGTGTGTGTGGTCAGAACTGAGGAGGATGCAGCCAAATGTCAGGATGCTTTGAACAGCTTGGACATGGACAAAAAATCTGTGGTGAAGTTTGGCCCCTGGAAGGCAGCACCAAGTATCTTTGATCTGTTGGACTGCATTCAAATGGATGTTGAAGCCAAAGGGTATAAAATATCCTTTCAGCCCCATGCTGCTGAAAAAGGGTTTCGCTTCAAATCTCAAGACTACTTCTACAAGTTCCTATTCACTTGGTGGTAA
- the LOC138716850 gene encoding thyroid hormone-inducible hepatic protein-like, protein MEQYLSATQKMEQEVMFPSLLRGVFPQQEGAAGGHTDLYERYQLLKAIKPMVEKGLASVTDQSPTSANTDTDTSSDDDDTMDAQLEERLSHHLAGLQQVLTHLTRDTNALTRRYSQILEQISPSEGQPSW, encoded by the coding sequence ATGGAGCAGTACCTCTCGGCCACCCAGAAGATGGAGCAGGAGGTGATGTTCCCCAGCCTGCTGCGAGGGGTCTTCCCGCAGCAGGAGGGGGCTGCCGGTGGCCACACGGACCTCTACGAGCGCTACCAGCTCCTCAAGGCCATCAAGCCCATGGTAGAGAAAGGCCTGGCCTCTGTCACCGACCAGAGCCCGACCAGTGCCAACACTGACACTGATACCTCCTCGGATGACGATGACACCATGGACGCCCAGCTGGAGGAGCGCCTGTCCCACCACCTGGCTGGCTTGCAGCAGGTCCTCACCCACCTCACCAGGGACACCAACGCCCTCACCCGGAGGTACAGCCAGATCCTGGAGCAGATCAGCCCCAGCGAGGGACAGCCTAGCTGGTGA
- the NDUFC2 gene encoding NADH dehydrogenase [ubiquinone] 1 subunit C2, whose translation MPLLPAEARALPPPPLLNKGSAWLGLVGWVAALLDNGYNHRPILRAGIHRQVLLTTVGWFVGYFLTKRTEYIHAKLDRELFEYVRQHPEDFKKEEKKRMGELLETFYPVR comes from the exons ATGCCGCTGCTGCCCGCCGAGGCCCGCGCGCTGCCGCCGCCCCCGCTGCTCAACAAGGGCTCGGCCTGGCTCGGGCTGGTCGGGTGGGTGGCGGCGCTGCTGGACAACGGCTACAACCACCGCCCCATCCTCCGAGCCG gtATTCACCGCCAGGTACTGCTCACTACCGTGGGATGGTTTGTTGGCTACTTCCTTACTAAGCGCACGGAATATATCCATGCCAAACTGGACAGAGAGTTGTTTGAGTATGTCAGGCAGCACCCGGAAGACTTTAAGAAAGAAG aaaagaaaagaatgggaGAGCTTTTGGAGACTTTTTACCCTGTTCGCTGA
- the LOC138716851 gene encoding mid1-interacting protein 1-B-like, with protein MEQYLSATQKMEQEVMFPSLLRGVFPQQEGAAPGAGGPTDLYERYQLLKAIKPMVEKGLASVTDQSPTTADADTDEGTDSNLEKCLSHHVNGLQQVLIDLTKNTKALTRRYSQILEQISLSEDHSSS; from the coding sequence ATGGAGCAGTACCTCTCAGCTACCCAGAAGATGGAGCAGGAGGTGATGTTCCCCAGCCTGCTGCGAGGGGTCTTCCCACAGCAGGAGGGGGCAGCCCCAGGTGCGGGTGGCCCCACAGACCTCTATGAGCGGTACCAGCTCCTCAAGGCCATCAAGCCCATGGTAGAGAAAGGCTTGGCCTCTGTCACTGACCAGAGCCCAACCACTGCCGATGCTGATACGGATGAGGGTACAGATAGCAATCTGGAAAAGTGCCTCTCCCATCATGTCAATGGCTTGCAGCAAGTTCTGATAGACCTCACCAAAAACACTAAAGCCCTCACCCGGCGGTACAGCCAGATCCTGGAGCAGATCAGCCTCAGTGAAGATCATTCCAGCTCTTGA